Proteins encoded in a region of the Trypanosoma brucei gambiense DAL972 chromosome 4, complete sequence genome:
- a CDS encoding ruvB-like DNA helicase, putative — MSGIKIEEVISTTKKERVAAHSHVKGLGLDADGVAKPTADGFVGQVKAREAAGIVVELTRTKKMAGRALLFAGPPGTGKTALALGVAKELGPKVPFCPMVGSEVYSAEVKKTEVLMENFRRAIGLRIKEQKEVYEGEVTELRAEETDNPLGGYGKSISHVIVTLKSVKGSKQLKLDAAIYESLEKEKVAVGDVIYIESSTGAVKRVGRSDAYIGDHDLEADEYVPLPKGDVHKKKEIIQDVTLHDLDAANAKPNQGQDALSIVNSLMKQKKTEITEKLRHEINKVVNKYIDQGVAELVPGVLFIDEVHMLDIECFTFLNKALESTLAPVVIFATNRGSCRIRGTDVRSPHGIPTDLLDRLLIVRTSNYSIEEVVAIVDIRARVEGVSVSDAALELLGQIGDRTSLRYVAQLLTPALIIAETNGRSTIEVEDVTLVDGLFKDAKASAQMLHENAEDYVYQ, encoded by the coding sequence ATGTCTGGAATCAAAATTGAGGAGGTTATATCCACCACAAAGAAGGAACGTGTAGCAGCTCACAGCCATGTGAAGGGGCTCGGACTTGACGCCGATGGCGTAGCAAAGCCGACTGCAGATGGATTTGTCGGACAAGTTAAAGCCCGTGAGGCCGCTGGCATTGTGGTGGAGCTGACACGAACGAAGAAAATGGCGGGTCGTGCTCTGCTCTTTGCAGGGCCCCCGGGAACCGGAAAGACGGCACTGGCATTGGGTGTGGCAAAAGAACTCGGGCCAAAAGTTCCATTCTGCCCGATGGTTGGTAGTGAAGTGTACAGCGCGGAGGTGAAGAAGACGGAGGTTCTCATGGAAAACTTCCGCCGGGCGATTGGACTGCGTATCAAGGAGCAGAAGGAGGTGTACGAAGGTGAGGTGACGGAACTGCGTGCAGAGGAAACGGATAACCCGCTTGGAGGGTATGGAAAGTCCATCTCACACGTCATTGTGACGCTCAAATCGGTCAAGGGCTCCAAGCAGTTGAAGCTTGATGCCGCAATCTACGAAAGCCtagagaaggagaaagtggCGGTTGGTGACGTCATCTACATTGAGAGTAGCACAGGCGCCGTCAAGCGCGTGGGCCGATCGGATGCCTATATTGGGGACCACGACCTCGAGGCTGATGAGTATGTTCCGCTTCCTAAGGGCGATGttcacaaaaagaaggagattATACAAGACGTAACGCTTCACGATCTCGACGCAGCCAATGCTAAACCAAACCAGGGTCAAGACGCACTTTCCATTGTGAATAGCCtcatgaaacaaaagaaaacagaaataacGGAGAAACTCCGGcatgaaataaacaaagttGTGAACAAATACATTGACCAAGGCGTTGCTGAGTTGGTCCCCGGCGTTTTGTTCATTGACGAGGTCCATATGTTAGACATAGAGTGTTTTACATTTCTAAATAAGGCCCTGGAATCCACTCTGGCTCCTGTGGTAATATTTGCCACCAACAGGGGCAGTTGCCGCATCAGAGGGACGGATGTGCGCTCCCCGCACGGCATCCCGACTGATCTTCTCGACCGGTTGCTGATAGTGCGCACCAGCAATTACAGCATTGAGGAGGTGGTGGCCATTGTGGACATTCGCGCGCGAGTGGAAGGTGTCAGCGTATCGGATGCGGCTTTGGAGCTTCTCGGTCAAATCGGCGACCGGACGTCACTTCGTTACGTCGCGCAGCTGTTGACACCAGCGCTTATTATCGCAGAAACCAACGGGCGATCCACCATTGAAGTGGAGGATGTGACTTTAGTTGATGGCCTTTTCAAGGACGCAAAGGCCTCGGCGCAGATGCTCCACGAGAACGCAGAGGATTACGTCTACCAATAg